The proteins below come from a single Corylus avellana chromosome ca3, CavTom2PMs-1.0 genomic window:
- the LOC132173401 gene encoding protein BOBBER 1-like — protein MAILEEVEQLQQSSSFTFNAVLDPSNPLGFIESAFNFVSQNSNLFKTESAEKQIMSSVLSIKERIEAEEAAEKKKRLKQQAEKKAAYEKEQEKQKEKEKKLVPNTGNGLDMENYSWGQSLQEVTINVTIPPGTKSSALLCDIKTNYLKIGLKGQPPIIDGELYKPVKVNDCFWSLEDRREISVQMSKRDKTEWWKSLLKGGPEIDTQKVEPEPSKLSDLDIETRSAVEKMMFDQRQKQLGRPTSDDIQKEELLKQFKAQNPTMMDFSNMGF, from the coding sequence ATGGCCATCCTAGAAGAAGTTGAACAACTTCAACAATCTTCCTCCTTCACTTTCAATGCGGTTCTTGATCCTTCAAACCCTCTTGGGTTCATAGAATCTGCTTTCAACTTTGTCTCTCAAAACTCCAATTTGTTCAAGACAGAGTCTGCCGAAAAACAAATCATGTCGTCGGTTCTTTCAATAAAGGAAAGAATCGAGGCTGAAGAGGCGGCCGAGAAGAAGAAGCGTTTGAAACAACAAGCCGAGAAGAAGGCCGCTTATGAGAAAGAACaagagaagcagaaggagaaggagaaaaaacTTGTTCCAAACACAGGAAACGGCCTGGATATGGAAAATTATTCGTGGGGTCAGTCCCTTCAAGAGGTCACCATCAACGTTACAATCCCTCCCGGAACAAAATCCAGCGCCCTTTTGTGCGACATAAAGACGAATTATTTGAAGATTGGGCTCAAGGGTCAGCCGCCAATTATCGACGGTGAGCTATATAAGCCGGTGAAAGTTAACGATTGCTTTTGGAGTTTAGAAGATCGGAGGGAAATTTCTGTTCAGATGAGCAAGAGAGACAAGACAGAGTGGTGGAAGTCTTTGTTGAAGGGCGGTCCGGAGATTGATACCCAAAAAGTAGAACCGGAGCCGAGCAAGTTGTCTGACTTGGACATTGAAACTCGTTCTGCCGTGGAGAAGATGATGTTTGATCAGAGGCAGAAGCAGTTGGGGCGTCCGACCAGCGATGATATCCAAAAGGAAGAGCTGCTGAAGCAATTCAAGGCTCAGAATCCAACCATGATGGACTTCTCCAATATGGGTTTTTGA
- the LOC132173402 gene encoding F-box protein At3g07870-like, with amino-acid sequence MKRKITSTASDAQHGDKEAEELAHEEIRGWEDLPEPIFLTILLQIPLKTILICRCVCKPWRRRISSSQFAKLYSRKARACLMIRTNDPKLVSRNIHLLELEHENFDLGHDLRVNMKLDTKVKLPLRDAKMVLNSKDDASEKLNPKGGETKKCFIASKDLKDHKFSIVNMCEGLLCLSEPKQNNPVVVCNPMTGEFIKLPGASKVEKPREKIDSVMGFSPRAKQYKVIRILTRQICNPIRGRKEYEDKVAEIHTLGTRSWRRVESATFMLYGIKFPTYLNGAVNWFRPEFRKADSIVSFDVYNEQFQLMPAPPYTYNSHDGEDKDLISMGVLNDHLFICDASEFGCIGIWVMKEYGVPESWTKVFSIDTENEERWPQGLYHPLRKFKNGAILMYHARNCLLYYDPTRKEHKYFKVRGSESNFEVAVCIPSFSSIKDAVMGDNVEVLNVKSSNVMDKSWMTKSRGTKEYRDGCRSFVDFAIQNCTTPDRLIYCPCKTCRLNRRHPPGLVYDHLTGGKGMRPQYKYWIYHGERPVRAPVEGSKSNRPTTGAGACTDPGGNIHVMRVCAKFELREEVKPLFLVEEISDLGSDFYSLSEESC; translated from the exons atgaaaagaaaaataacttcaACGGCCTCTGATGCCCAACATGGTGACAAGGAAGCAGAGGAACTTGCccatgaagaaattcgaggCTGGGAAGATCTCCCAGAACCCATCTTTCTCACAATTCTGCTTCAAATTCCCTTGAAGACAATTCTCATTTGCAGGTGCGTGTGCAAACCTTGGCGCAGGCGTATCTCCAGTTCCCAATTTGCCAAGTTGTACTCTAGAAAGGCACGTGCTTGTCTCATGATTCGAACCAATGATCCTAAACTTGTTTCAAGAAACATCCACCTCCTTGAGCTTGAACATGAAAATTTCGATTTGGGCCATGACCTTCGTGTAAACATGAAACTTGACACCAAAGTCAAGCTTCCACTACGTGATGCCAAGATGGTACTCAACAGCAAAGATGATGCCAGTGAGAAGCTTAATCCTAAAGGGGGAGAAACAAAGAAGTGTTTTATTGCCTCAAAAGACCTCAAAGACCACAAGTTTAGCATAGTGAACATGTGTGAAGGGTTGCTTTGCTTGTCtgaaccaaaacaaaataaccCTGTTGTTGTATGCAATCCAATGACTGGAGAATTTATCAAACTTCCAGGAGCAAGCAAGGTTGAGAAACCTAGAGAGAAGATTGATTCTGTTATGGGCTTTAGTCCAAGAGCTAAACAATATAAGGTGATAAGAATTTTAACTCGGCAGATTTGTAATCCCATTAGAGGCAGGAAAGAGTATGAAGATAAGGTGGCTGAGATACACACGCTTGGGACTAGATCGTGGAGAAGGGTGGAATCCGCTACCTTCATGCTGTATGGAATAAAATTTCCCACCTACCTGAACGGAGCAGTTAATTGGTTTCGTCCTGAGTTTCGGAAGGCAGattccattgtttcttttgaCGTTTATAATGAGCAATTCCAATTAATGCCAGCTCCCCCATATACGTATAACAGTCATGATGGGGAGGATAAAGATCTCATAAGCATGGGTGTTTTAAATGATCATCTCTTCATATGTGATGCTTCTGAGTTTGGCTGTATTGGCATATGGGTGATGAAGGAGTATGGTGTCCCAGAATCTTGGACTAAAGTGTTTTCTATTGATACTGAGAATGAAGAACGATGGCCTCAAGGTTTATATCATCCATTGAGAAAGTTTAAGAATGGAGCAATACTGATGTACCATGCTCGCAACTGCCTGCTTTATTATGATCCAACAAGAAAAGAACACAAGTATTTTAAGGTTCGTGGAAGTGAATCAAACTTTGAGGTTGCTGTTTGTATTCCAAGTTTCAGTTCGATCAAGGATGCTGTGATGGGAGACAATGTAGAGGTGCTGAATGTCAAATCAAG TAACgttatggacaagagttggatgacgaAGTCCaggggtacgaaggaatacagagacgggtgtagatcgTTCGTGGACTTCGCAATTCAGAACTGTACAACTCCAGATAGATTAATTTATTGTCCGTGTAAGACATGTCGCCTTAACAGGCGACACCCGCCGGGTTTAGTATACGACCACTTGACTGGAGGAAAAGGAATGCGGCCCCAATACAAATACTGGATTTATCACGGCGAGAGGCCTGTACGAGCTCCTGTTGAAGGCTCTAAGTCGAATCGCCCAACCACAGGTGCAGGTGCATGCACAGATCCAGGTGGCAATATCCACGTCATGAGAGT GTGTGCAAAATTCGAGCTACGAGAAGAAGTAAAACCTCTCTTTTTGGTGGAAGAAATTAGTGATCTGGGGTCGGATTTTTACTCTTTGTCTGAGGAAAGCTGCTGA